The Mesorhizobium opportunistum WSM2075 DNA window CAATATTTCGCGAGCGCGAAAGCTGACCAGGCGTGTTGTCGTTAGCCTTAAGGCGCTTGTCCATTGTGTCCAGAGTGTCGGCTGCAAGAGCTGCCGCATTGGCGGCACCAGTGATTTGCCCCTCTAACAGTTTCGCTTCTGAATCGGTGCCGGTGACTCTCCGGGTTGGGTCTTGCACAATGGTACGCGCCATGGTCGAAACCGGCGCCCGAGCATCAAACATCTGCCCCTCCAGCTTATTGCTCGATGGGTAGTGGTTTCCCTGGTTCAGTGCGCCCAGCAGACCCGTGACAGCAAATGACGACTTCAGTATCTCTACCATTTCGATCGTGGTAGCGAGCGTCTGAGCTGACTTTATAAGCATCGCCGCTGTGGAACCCGCTGTTAGGCCCGCTTGTACTGTCACTGCCGGGTCGGTGACGATTAATTGCGACCTGGCCTGTGTGCTAAGCAGAAAGGAAACAGCAAACGTCGTCACTACAAGTTTGGCAAATCTCATGAATATGCTCCTTCAGTCTTGAACTTCGTGGTAACGAGCCATGAACTCGTCGAGCCACCCGCTTGGGGCATCTCCGTGCTGGTCACGAAGCTGGTCGGCAAAGCGCACGGTGTTGGCCCGCCCCGAGAGTACGGCTACGTACTCGCGCATCTGGCCAAGGTCGAATTCGCAAACAACACTCCCGCTGTCGCGCTTGAGCAAAAACTTGCGGCTGCCAATTGCCATTCCGTGGCGGATCGCCTCGAACTCCTGCGTGGTGCACTTCAAGCCATCGACATACGCGGCCCGGTCCGCAGTCGGTGACGGGTAGAAAATCTTCGTCATGCATTGTGCAACGAGACTGGCTCCCAGCGGCGATTCCAGCACGTGTTCGGGCTGCTGCGTTGCAAGTATCAACATCCCGTTGTTCTTGCGGACGGTGAGCAAGAACTTGTCGATAACAGCCGAGAACTGCGGGTTGAGCAGATAGAAGCGAAATTCGTCGCAGCTCATGACGAACCGACGGCCATCGACAACGGCGCCCACGCGGTGCAGAAGATATGCGGCGGCCGGCGCACAGACCTCCTCATATTCCAGGAGCTGCGTCATGTCGAAGCCGGTGATGGAGGCATCAAGCCTTACTTCGTCGACATCGCCGTCAAAGGCCCATCCAAGCGCATTCCCTCTACACCACCGCTGC harbors:
- a CDS encoding type IV secretion system protein VirB5, whose product is MRFAKLVVTTFAVSFLLSTQARSQLIVTDPAVTVQAGLTAGSTAAMLIKSAQTLATTIEMVEILKSSFAVTGLLGALNQGNHYPSSNKLEGQMFDARAPVSTMARTIVQDPTRRVTGTDSEAKLLEGQITGAANAAALAADTLDTMDKRLKANDNTPGQLSRSRNIVQATVTNGLVLKQIHDAVIQNVEATSLLTMTTAQGSLHAVEEAATQRRERQDTAKMFGTLP